Proteins encoded in a region of the Zea mays cultivar B73 chromosome 4, Zm-B73-REFERENCE-NAM-5.0, whole genome shotgun sequence genome:
- the LOC100286105 gene encoding teosinte branched1 protein, translating to MPSTAAMSSSWDGYGGQIFPADMSSFHRHQDTLEAVFHHPPPETTTTTGLLRNDGSSPVVDDGGGHAAPRRRPFRTDRHSKIRTAQGVRDRRMRLSVGVAREFFALQDRLGFDKASKTVNWLLTQSKPAIDRLVDAAAAADDPAAVAASGGRRPTVVRGRGEGSSSSTCCCLTDSREAAEEATGNGRSRGGPDDGPPAALLEGHGGCGELGWIMSGAPTAAVATTTTTTPQQPDGHEYYYQYCLQLEEMMRCSNDEGETTPGDFLYGMQTRDRS from the coding sequence ATGCCCTCGACCGCCGCGATGTCGTCGTCTTGGGACGGGTACGGCGGGCAGATCTTCCCCGCAGACATGTCGTCGTTCCACCGCCACCAGGACACCCTGGAGgcggtgttccaccacccgccgcctgagacgacgacgacgacggggcTGCTGAGGAACGACGGGTCATCACCGGTGGTGGACGACGGCGGCGGCCACGCCGCACCGCGAAGGCGGCCGTTCCGGACGGACCGCCACAGCAAGATCCGCACGGCGCAGGGCGTGCGCGACCGCCGGATGCGGCTGTCGGTCGGGGTCGCGCGCGAGTTCTTCGCGCTGCAGGACCGCCTCGGCTTCGACAAGGCCAGCAAGACGGTGAACTGGCTCCTCACCCAGTCCAAGCCGGCCATCGACCGCCTCgtcgacgccgccgccgccgccgacgaccCCGCGGCCGTAGCAGCCTCAGGAGGCCGACGACCGACGGTGGTGAGGGGCAGAGGCGAGGGCAGCTCCTCGAGCACTTGCTGCTGCTTGACGGACTCGAGAGAGGCCGCCGAGGAGGCGACGGGGAACGGGAGAAGCAGAGGCGGCCCTGACGACGGGCCACCGGCAGCGCTTCTGGAAGGACACGGCGGCTGCGGCGAGCTGGGCTGGATCATGTCGGGAGCGCCCACAGCAGCGGtggcaacgacgacgacgacgacgccgcagCAGCCGGACGGGCACGAGTACTACTACCAGTATTGCCTGCAGCTCGAGGAGATGATGCGATGCAGCAACGACGAAGGAGAAACAACGCCAGGTGATTTCTTGTATGGTATGCAGACGCGTGATAGGTCTTGA